The following coding sequences lie in one Kamptonema formosum PCC 6407 genomic window:
- a CDS encoding glycosyltransferase, translated as MLDHNELTVSVIIPVHNGGAYFRTCLSKLAEALPRATEIIVVADGDTDGSWRLAREYGAKVIRIPESGGPAQARNLGALAAQGDILFFVDADVAICPEAIGYVMKIFQGNPYLAAMIGSYDDAPGSPNFLSQYRNLLHHYVHQTGCEEASTFWGACGAIRREIFLAVGGFNEIYRRPSIEDIELGYRLKAAGYRIRLCKTLQVKHLKRWEAVSLLKADFFYRALPWTELILRDRRLNNDLNLQVSSRISAMLAYGLVGCLALAWLWVGFLLVAIVFALLLFWLNAPLYRFFARKQGLWFALKTIPWHWLYYLYSGLAFAIGTVRHLSQKGGLFKVGSPASAQ; from the coding sequence ATGCTTGATCACAATGAGTTGACCGTCTCAGTTATTATCCCAGTTCACAATGGGGGCGCATACTTCCGCACCTGTCTGTCCAAATTGGCGGAAGCCTTACCAAGAGCTACCGAAATTATTGTAGTGGCAGATGGTGATACGGATGGTTCCTGGCGTTTAGCCAGGGAATACGGCGCAAAAGTAATTAGAATTCCCGAATCTGGTGGCCCGGCCCAGGCTCGGAATCTGGGGGCACTGGCAGCTCAGGGAGATATTCTGTTTTTTGTAGATGCAGATGTTGCTATCTGTCCAGAGGCTATAGGTTATGTGATGAAGATTTTCCAGGGGAATCCGTACTTAGCTGCGATGATTGGTTCTTATGATGATGCTCCTGGTTCGCCTAATTTCTTATCTCAGTACCGAAACTTGCTGCATCACTACGTTCACCAAACTGGCTGCGAGGAAGCGTCCACATTTTGGGGTGCTTGCGGGGCTATCCGCCGAGAGATTTTTTTGGCTGTGGGTGGCTTTAATGAGATTTACCGTCGGCCTTCGATTGAAGATATTGAGCTGGGGTATCGACTGAAGGCGGCGGGTTATCGGATTCGATTGTGTAAGACGTTACAAGTAAAACATTTAAAACGCTGGGAAGCTGTTTCTCTGCTGAAAGCTGACTTTTTCTACCGGGCACTACCTTGGACTGAATTGATTTTGCGCGATCGCAGATTGAATAATGACCTTAACCTGCAAGTTTCTAGCCGAATCAGCGCGATGTTAGCTTATGGGTTAGTGGGATGTTTGGCTCTAGCATGGCTTTGGGTTGGGTTTTTGCTAGTAGCAATAGTGTTCGCTCTATTGCTTTTCTGGCTAAATGCGCCACTTTACCGCTTCTTTGCCCGTAAACAGGGGCTCTGGTTTGCACTCAAGACTATTCCTTGGCACTGGCTGTATTATCTTTACAGTGGACTGGCTTTTGCGATCGGCACTGTAAGACATCTATCCCAGAAAGGGGGCCTTTTTAAGGTTGGCTCTCCAGCATCGGCTCAGTAA